The genomic region TAACTAAACAGGAAGTGGTATCATTGTATGATTATGTATACGCGCAccaacacgcgcgcgcacacacacacacagccctttcTCTGTAGCCCAGCTGCAGATGCGTCACTGATGAAAATGCGTTCAGACTATCACAGCTCTTCACCAACAAGCCAAACCAGCATGAGTCACCCCTGCAGCCAGGGCACAGGACACAGTTAACCCAGCTTGAGTCACTTCAGCACTGAAGAATTCTGCTTGACCAGCAACTCCCATCCATGGCAACAAAACAACCCCCTTCTTGATGGTGAGGACGCCGTGTGGAAACCCAGATGATTAaaaagttttctttttctttcactttatAAATGGGTCACTAATAAAACCTGCTGTACGGCCAAACCTAGTTTGGAAAACATAAGAATTACATGACTTCTGTGTATCTACTGTTGCTGTAGCTGACAGCACTCagacaacgcacacacacacacgcacgccagtCTGAGGTTTCACAGTGAAAACCTTGTCCTCTGCCCAGCGTTTTCCTGTAGCATTCTTACCCAGTGTGCaatactgtgaaatattttaccctATAAATCCCATTGTATTTCATAATGTGATCATATCTGATGTATTAATCATTGCTAAAATgagtgttttacatttacatttagtcatttagcagacgctcttatccagagcgacttacagtaagtacagggacattcccccggaggcaagtagggtgaagtgccttgctcaaggacacaacgtcattttgcacggccaggaatcgaaccagcgaccttcggattactagcccggttctctaaccgctcagccacctgactcccgttttAGAAGCAGTGGTGGTGAGGAGCAGGCTGAGTGTTACCTGCAGGGCCTTCAGGGTGGAGCTCCAGTCCATCTGACAGATCAGAGGGATGGCTGTGAGGAGGAGGCTGCTGGCCTTGTTGGCGTTCTCCTTCATCGTCTTCAACACGTTGTCTacacacacctgggggaggggggggtgggggagagttggatggagggggtgtggcgggaggtagggggtgggaaggggggagaggggatgtgggagggagggggtgggaagggggatgtgggagggagggggtgcagggtggggagaaggaggtgggtgtggggaggtgggagggaagcagtggggaggggagtgaaggggagtgagggaggtggggaggagagtgagggaggtggggaggggagtgaggggcaggtgtgagggtgggacagagaaacaaacattaacaaacatctacacatccggacagacagagggagcagAAGACATTCAATCGTCaatcccctcctcctgttcacCTGGCAGGAGAACTCCCATCACCAGGAGACAGCGATACAGGCAACATGAACGTAGCCCCAGGACTCACACTATCATGGCCAACACTGTCGCCAAGCCTACAGTTAAAGAAAGAAATACCTCAAGCTACAATGCCGCTTTTAATTACGACTTTCAGTTTGAGTCTGAGTTCCGTAGCAGTCCTCTGGCTGCCGATGCTACTGTCCGTTTTAGAGAAGTCAGAAAAACGAAGCCCTGGAGTGCCACGCTTACGCTaagctaatgttgctaatggaGAACAAAGCACTTCACATAGATGTTTAATATGTCTTTATCCCCCAGTCTCTATGCCTCTAAACACAAGGCATGCTAAGATACATTGCACTTTGCTAAGGTATGCTAAGCTACCTTATGCTTTGCTAAAGTACGCTGAGCTAATGTTGTTTACCACATCCGAGCTTGGTGACTCAACCTTCCTCTGGCAGAAACACCAGAGACGGGggcggaagggagggagggaggaggggggatgtgaggcgacagagtgaggacagagagaggagatgagggagggaggggcaggaggaggaagagacaggggcggaaggagggagggaaggaaggatgtgGCGAGAGTTGAAGCCAGGGAGGTCCGGAGGTCAGCTGCAAGAACTAGAAGATTGGAtaagaagtgtgtttgtgtgtgagagtgtgtgggtgtgtgagagagattgtgtgtgtgtgagactgtgtgtgtattaatatCACGCCACATAACCGGATTGGCTACTGACTATAACTAGTGGAAGggacatgaggaggagggagagagagagagagagagagagagagagagtgtgagagagagagggcaggagagagagagagagagagagagggtgtgtgtgtgtgtgtgtgtgtgagagagtgtgtgtgagagagtgtgtgtgtgtgtgtgagagagtgtgtgtgtttgtgcgtcggATGTTCGGAAGGAGCGCTTCCCTCGGAAGCTATCAGAGGATGGTGTGCCAGGTTGTTAGTGTGTTTCGTGCCTGACTgagctggtgagtgtgtgtgtgtgtgtgtgagtgaaaaagagagacttGTAAGAACTAGTGTCTGAGCGTGTCTCCGTCTCGACTGTTAACCATGTGCTCATGTGCTCTCTGACGGTTGTGACAGGGGAAGCTAGTCTACAGGGCTGTGGTGCAACCGGATGAACACCAATCCAGGCACTTCTGATGTGGCGTGACatcgtctgacacacacacacacacacacacttaccgccTCCTCGTGCTCCTTCCAGCAGTCGTAGTCGGTGGCCATGGCGATGCTGGCGTAGCAGAGGCCCGCCTCCTTGGCCAGCACCACCTCTGGAACGCTGGTCATGTTGACCACGTCAGCGCCCCACTGCCGGAACACCAGGCTCTCGGCCCGCGAGGAGAAGCGGGGGCCCTCGATGGTCAGGACTGTGCCCCGCGAGTGGTGCTTTATACCCAGGCTGCACGCCACCTCCCCCAGgacctggaggaagaggaggaggaggagggttgagatgaagacagagagacagagagagagacagacagagagaggcagacagagagaggcagagagagagaagcagagagagagaggcagagaaaaacagacagagacagagagagagagacagagagagaaacagacagagacagagagggagacagagagagagacagagggctctGATGGGTTCACTGACCTCCCTGGTCCTAGTGCAGAAGGGTTCGGCCATGGGGATGTGGCACACCCCTGGGGGGCTGCTGCTGTTCCCATCATACAGGGTCTGGGCCCGCTTGGTCGTCCTGGGGGGCAGTCAAACCACATCCAACTTCATTAGTCAAATCCTCAAAACAAGCTAGCTGGATGTGTATaagcctgtaaaaaaaaaaaaaaaaaaaaaaaaatggcttttccttttttttttactctagagcagtggttctcaaactgtTCCCCTTCTAGTGGTATGTGGAGGAATCTCAGAAATATTTAAATACCTTAACCATGATATCATTGAAATGTGATTTTAAATAAGTTTTGCCTTTcctataatattttttttcgaaacaaaaataaatgttgcCACGCGTTACTACCTGCCTGTTCCTGGGTAGTGGCACATGCAAACATCCCCGATAGTTACTGCGTGGACTGTGTGTAGCTCAAtagcagggtttcccgcagcactttgcagtTAAGACGGCCACCTAagcaacacacacctgccgccttaactacgttgtaaaaaatatatatatatatatatatatatatctatatatatatatatatatatatctatatatatatatatatatatatatatagatatatatatatatatatatctatatatatagatatatatatatatatatatatatatatagatatatatatatatatatatatatatatatatatatatatatatatatatatatatatatatttatatatatctgCCGTGTTACTGTTTTAACCCCTtgattccaaaccgtgaccaacgccagtccCCCGTCGTCGTCCCCCCGCCAGTCCCCCGTCGTCGTCCCCCCGCTCTGCCGACAAACCCCATCgcaccaccttaactaacacattttctgtgggAAACCCTGAATAAGGTAGGCTTACGCTACTGTATTTTAACGTCGGTCATAATGGTGGTACTTGGAGAGTCAAATATTTTCTGAGGTGGTACGGGGTGTAAAACGTTTGAGAACCACGGCTCTAGAGCACACAGCTCCTAATAGTGACTAAGGGAAAACAAACTAAAGGGTGACGTGGCAGTGAAGTCAGCGTCATGAACATGCTGTCACGTGCCAGGGCACAGCCTCAACATGTCCTAACATGCcgacccagccagccagccagcaagccaaccagccagccagtcagccagccagccagtcagccagccagcgaaccagccagccaaccagtcagcccactagccagtcagccagtcagccagccagtcacccaaccagccagtcacccaaccagccagtcacccaaCCACCCAGTCacccaaccagccagtcagccagtgaaccagccagtcacccaaccagccagtcagccagtgaaccagccagtcacccaaCCAGCCAGTTAGCCAGTgaaccagccagtcacccaaccagccagtcagtcagctcgTGCCTGTAGTCACACAACGGTAGCGTGGCTGCGAGGGAGCGCCAGGCAGTGAGTAACAGGGAGGCAGTAGCAACCAGACCTACATTCTCCAAGCGTTTAAAGGGCCAGGTGTCCTTAAACGATCTCTACTATACACACAGGCACGTTCCATAACACAGCTGTAGTTGTGTGGTGGTACTGTTAAGGCCAGTAGACAAATGCACATTCACAAAATTAAAAGGTTCTACAGTGGAGGGGAAGGTTTGTGTGCCACCGCAATCACATTTGATTTGTTTAGGCCTTTTTaaaagcagtgtcacagagggcttcacgtatgtagaactgcacctaaaccaacctaaaccatTGAGGAAGACAAGGGAAATCTCCCAGGGAAATCTCCCAGGAAaaccaaagaaagaaaaaatggaagagtAGCCGTTCAGGGAGAGATCATCTACTTCTAGAGTTGAGCTGGGAAGGCTTGGAGAGAACTTGGATTCCGAATTAGACAAATACCTTCCATTCGATCCTTTTAGAATGCGACATAAACACATTCTCAATTTACATCAGAATGCTTAAGGACGCAGAATTCCACTCATCAATCCGGAATGCAAGTCTGGAACAACGGGAtgagttgtagggcttctctgcTATCTGACCTCGACAggataatgatgtgtgtgtgtgtgtgtgtgtgtgtgtgtgtgtgtgtgtgtgtgtgtgtgtgtgtgtgtgtgtgagagcaggaaCGTCGGACTGTGAGAAGCGAGTGGCTGTTTGAAACCTAAGGTGTGAGAACCTTGGTTCTTACGTCTTGTACTCTCCGTGAACGATCCCCGTCCGTCTGTCGTCTGCGTGGTACTGTGTTTCACCCCCCGTCACGGCGTCGCTCAACAATACGGCAACAATATCCCCCGGCGGGCATGACGGCCCTGAGGCTACTGCTGGGGAATGTAGGTTATGTCCGCCACTGAGACACCCATGGAACCACACACGTAAAAGGTGCATTTCTGACATTTTAATCTCACTGGGTCGAGTGGGTTGTCACCTGGCTTGGGAACGGAGTCTATGTCATGCaggtgctagtgtgtgtgtgtgtacatcaggTTCATATTGCACCATTCTCAAACAGAAAGAAATACTAGATGTTTAAGTTCATAGGTGACAAGTGAGGATCTCCCTCGGCTGATCACAAAACACAAGAGTCCTCTGGCTAGATTCACCACACCGAACACAGACACCAAGAATGAACTACTTGGGTGTTCCAGGGTTTCccacagcacttttcagttaaagcGGTCGCCTGAgaaacacacgcctgccgccttaactacgtcgtaaaaaaaaaagatagacatatatatatttgttttattaaTAGCAATATCAATAATAATATAGACCTTAACTAACATATTTTCTGCGGGAAATCCTGTGTTCGTTCACAGTTCACATGATTTTAGGTGTGGCAGAAGTTTCCAGAGAATACCTATGCTATTTACAGCGCTTACTGTAAATCGAGTCAAGTAGAAAGGAAACAACCGACTGATTCACACAAATCACACAAACTGCCACCAGTGTTTGTTCTTGTTCAGATGACACAGATGACACCCTGTTCACAGGCTCAGTGAACAGGGTGTGACACAAGCGGCTAAAAAAACTCAAAACTCACTCATTGTTGGACCAAAAGCAGATGTTTGTCAAGAATGTCAGGTGAGACAAAGTCAAACATATACCACCTTGGTGGTTTTAGTGTGACATCAGCAGATCTGCttgtagaaaaaaaaaactacaaaaaaaaaactttcataATAACTgatcagaaaaaataaaaattttcCATGACGACCATGGCGCCTACCTGTCGATGAACTGGTCTATGAGGACGATGTCCCCAGGCTGGATCTCCTCCCTCAGGGAGCCACAGGCGGTGGTGACCAGGAGGTGCGtacagccctcctctctcaagGCCCAGATGTTGGCCTGGTAGTTCACGTTGCTGGGCATGATCGTGTGCTGCCTCCCATGCctgcaggggaagagaactaTAGTGTCGTTTATTGCTCGTTCCCTTGCAGGAAAATCTTtcgcagtttttttttttttgcttaccTTGCAAGAAGCACACACTCCACGTTCTTTATCTTGCCGACTATGAGAGCATCGGAGGGCTTTCCGTAGGGCGTATCTACGTAACGCTCCGTCCTCCCTTCCAAGATGTCTGGATCATCGAGACCAGACCCTCCAATAATTCCAATCTAGACGAGATGAGAGATTTAAACGGTTTGCTTCCCTTGAACTCTTAATGACATGCTGTCACTTCTATGGCTGCCTCAGTCCCCGCGTCAACCTGTCGGTAGCTAGCTGACTAAGCTAGTTACTAAGACCTCGAAATTGAAATGCTACAGGCAAGATAACAACTTTAGCTATACTGTTTTAGATATACTATCTAATCTATCATGGTATGATAACGCTTACAACCAAAGTATTAAGAGACGAACATTATGGCTATCAAaagatgctagctagctagctggtaccTCGCTGCTGTACAAACTGACTTTAATGTAGTGTGAGCGGGAGTTGAAGCTAGAGATAATCACGAAACATTGGCCAGCTCTTTTTCTGCTGGGGACGTTAACTACCTTAATTTGCACGTTGGTTGCCATATTCCCAGGTAAACAGAACGTTTAATTGTGCAAACCAAGACAAGCTTGGACTGAAGGCAAAACCTCTTTAgagctccacttcctgtttccagacGCGTTTCCATGAGGCGACGGGCACTGCTCTTATTCCTCCGGTGACATTACATAATTTAAATTCAAATTAGGCTGAAATAAaactggtctttttttttttttttacaaatattttaaATTTTTTGAAAACTAATTGttttcatctttttttctcACCTGCAATCAGAAAAGAATGCTATAAGCAGGGGTGGATCTCCACGTTTTCACCGGGGGTGGCAAGGTATTAACCGGAGATAGGGGGACCATGACTCGCAACCAACTGTTTCCGTCACTCTCCCGGTACCGCCCCGAAGTGAAAAATTaaccgtcccaaactgaacttgacctgtcccaaaatgtaaattcttgtgtttttgcattttgacattctgacatgggtcTAAGATATATGCAACACTATTTCAATAATCCATACAGTCGTGGGGCTCAAATCAATGTCTGAATTTCAATGTAAATACAATACATACAAAATAGAATACACAATTTTCTTGCTTGTTTTATGGTGGGTGGGGCTAACAGTTCTTGGTGTGGCTGTCGTAAAAAAGTTTGTAGCTCTAAAGGTTTTGGAAAAGTTtgtaaaggtttgaaaaacgttttgaaaaaaaagtagCTCTATTGTTTTGGCGGCCCACTTGCATTACGGGCCACTTGCATTACGGGCCACGGCCCATAGTGGTTGACCACAGGTTGGGAATCAATTTACCAATTTCAGTTGAGTAATTCATGTAATATGAGGTCATATGATTTATTGTTGTACAgtccaacaacgacaacaaaTAAAACAGAAAACTCTACAGTGATGATCAATGAGAATAGCAGATGGAAGTGGACAAGGCTGAGACAATGAGGGTCATTTCAATGATGGGTTCCATCTGAAACAAGAAAAAAGTACAAGGTCTTACAACAATGTAGACATTATATAAGGGTAGCGGCAACTGAGCCGGTTATCAAGTCAGATTAGACATGACATCTTATTTTCACATGGTTCAAATCAAGGTCAGTAGGTAATTATGATCGTTCAGATCTCTCACAGTTCTCCCGTCCACCTACTTTTTCAGGATCGGCACTTTGAGGATAGCCACCCGTTTGATCCTATTCGGATCGTAAACGCAGTTCTCCTCCTGTCCGCTGCGCACCATGCCCACGTTTGGTGCGTTTGGTGGCAGCCAGGCAGTATCAAACCCATACCTGTGCCATGTCTTCTGCATGTCATGGCCCTGCCGATTAATGACCTTCACCTTCCCCACGTCCACCTTCACCTTCAACACCACCCTGTTGGAGTCGGGGATTTTGTCATCGTCGGGGTACTTGATGGCTTTGCGGATGTCCCGGGTCACGTACACGCCCCTGCCGAGCATGCCGTCTGAAGACGGCTGGAAGCCGCTTGCCCATATGGCCTGGCCGATCTGTGCGGTCGTGCCGTGGTACATCACGTATGCTTGGTGCTCCACGGGCTTCACGCCTTCCGTTAGCTGAGCGCATCTAGAGGGGAGTAAAACCATACTGTAACAGCACCAAACAATGCAGAGTTCTGTAGGCTACTTCTGATCTGCTGTACTACTATTAGTACATCACTTTAGATAAGAGactgttaaatgaataaaatgtacatGACAGAAGGACTTAAACTACATTTAAATATGAACATATTTCAATTGTTTATACATACGTTAACATAAAAATATTGACATATTTCTTGTGTGTGGTTTATCATTTTCATACACATTTTATGTTTAGTCATATCACCAGTGACAGTGCAATATAACAGAGACAATTAGCCTAACTTACAGCTGTTTCTTAACAGACACAACTTTGATTCTGATTGGGTCATGGATACAGCCTTCCTCCGAGCTGCCCGGGTGGAGGACCCCTGCTTTCAACCAGGCGCTGTCATAACTATCCTGCCAAGTCTTCATCATGGGGTGATCCGGTTTGTCTATGACCAGCACTCTCCCTACGTTGACTTTTAACTCCAGGACTCTTTTCTTGTTTTTAGAGACACCTGGGGGATATTGCATGTCTTTCTGGGTGTCTCTGCTGACGTAAACTCCAGCTCCCAGCGTTCTTCCCTGACCGTCCGACCTTTCGAATCCGTTCAGTTTAATCTTCTCTGCGTCATTTTTGGTGGTGCCATGGTACATCACATAAACCCTCTGGTcctcagggtgtgtgttggtttcTAGAAACTCCTCCACAAAGTAGGGAGAATTTGGTTTTCTTGGTTTATTGTAACCTTTACAGGCCATAGCTCAACTGCTTCTGTATAGATAAACCACTGCCTACAGTTGTGCTGTAAtagaaataaatgtaaaaacaccATTACAATGAGCCGTAATGTCAAGTTCTCGTTCATCGCTTCAATCCCCCAAATATGGCTGAATCACTTCACTGTTGGCATTTCCATGCATTCTAGAATCAACAGAAgaggtttttttttaaatatctcTTTAAATATAAAGCTTCCACAATGATTTATCAGTTAACAAGCTCTGACAGACAGAGTAACTCTTACCTGCTTCTGTGAAGTGCACTCAGACGTCAGGGGAGACAGGCTTATATCACGGCAACTTACCCTAGTTTCATTTCCTGAGAGAACAGCTCCTCTGTTTCATCTGTATGGATGTTCAGAACAACCACGTCATCACTGATAGGTAAGGGTTACAGAACTGGGTTCAATTCTACTGGAAATGTACATCTAGCAATTTTAAGAAAGattaataattaataaataTTTTGTAGTTTTACTTTTTAAGCTAACAGTTCCAAATCCTACTGAACTGACGATACAGCACAGCGTTGTGTACATGGCATGTTCTGCAGTGACTCAGACACTTGGACAACAAGTTTAGTTTCTAACCATTTATTAACTTTTACAACTCAGCGTTGTAATGTTCGTACTGTGATCGGCCCCCAACTTCCGCACCCAGAAAACAGGAGTGGTATATATAGTACTATACATGTTGTAtactatatatactgtacaatatatatgtatttgtgttacacatacacaatttctgggcagacagacagtatttGGTCTGTTTTGAAGCGAAGTCAATGCAAACCTATTTTAAACAGCAGTTCTGACAAACATGAATCAGCTGGAGTTGAAAAACACAGAACTAAGCATCGCCTAATCCTGCATCCAATAATACTCGCCCCTGACAGTATTCCTCGTTATGGTAACCCATACTAGCAGATTGTTTGTTCAGTCCCAGACTGCAGGAGCAGCAGGTTGATAAGAGTTTGGTTTCTAGAAGATTCTGAAGCCTGGAACAGCTTTGTAGTCAATAGTATCCCTGAGATAGTGAAGCTTGGAGATGAATCATTTCAAGAATCTGTTAGGACAATTATAAAATGGAGAAATACTACCACTCAAGAAAAATCatgggacctgtgtgtgtgtgtgtgtgtgtgtgtgtgtgtgtgtgtgtgtgtgtgtgtgtgtgtgtgtgtgtgtgtgtgtgtgtgtgatttcatACAGAGAACACCTTTCACACTGCTGTGTTGAAAAATAAGACTAATTTATTTAGCTATTCGGCCGTAACTGGCACAGTGGCACGACCGACATTTGGCAGAGCGGTAGGTAATAGATTCAATACAAACTAAAACAAGGTCTCCCTTTAAATTAAAATACATACAGTCCACCAAAAGTAGGAGGTCAGTTCTGTAATTAATATCAGTCTTTGTGTTATAATCCATCAAACAAAATACTTTTACCAGGAGTCAAAGAGCGCAAATAGATGTTTTCCCTCATCCTCCAAAGCAGATTGAGGTTTGTCGTCCTTTGGAACATTGTCAGAATGCTCTAGTGTGTTGTTGTCAGAAGCCTTGACAGTCAAGGGGCATTCAGGTTTAAGATCTTCATTTTCTGACGTCAGAGGTGAAATCAGCTTTTCCCAGTTTTGTAACATGGACTCCAATAGGCTGGAGTCCGCAGGGTTTCCTGTTACAGTAGTTTTGATTGGTGGGGCGTCACCGCTAGGGATGCAGCTCTGGTAAGTGTGGTCACTGTCACTGTctatggtgatgatggtgggagACGGCTTGtccgttctctctctgttccggTGCTTTCTGCTCTTCTTCttgtgtttcttcttcttcttgtggtGTCTCTTAGTGTGCTCCTCCACTGGAGGACTTCCCTCGTAGACAATCTCCACACTCagactcctgctcctcttcctggccttctccttcgctctcttccacctcttctctctgcccTTCCTGTCTTTCACAGCCGAGGACGAGGAGTCCGG from Osmerus mordax isolate fOsmMor3 chromosome 14, fOsmMor3.pri, whole genome shotgun sequence harbors:
- the mtap gene encoding S-methyl-5'-thioadenosine phosphorylase, whose product is MATNVQIKIGIIGGSGLDDPDILEGRTERYVDTPYGKPSDALIVGKIKNVECVLLARHGRQHTIMPSNVNYQANIWALREEGCTHLLVTTACGSLREEIQPGDIVLIDQFIDRTTKRAQTLYDGNSSSPPGVCHIPMAEPFCTRTREVLGEVACSLGIKHHSRGTVLTIEGPRFSSRAESLVFRQWGADVVNMTSVPEVVLAKEAGLCYASIAMATDYDCWKEHEEAVCVDNVLKTMKENANKASSLLLTAIPLICQMDWSSTLKALQLTAQSSVMLPKH
- the LOC136956230 gene encoding uncharacterized protein; amino-acid sequence: MACKGYNKPRKPNSPYFVEEFLETNTHPEDQRVYVMYHGTTKNDAEKIKLNGFERSDGQGRTLGAGVYVSRDTQKDMQYPPGVSKNKKRVLELKVNVGRVLVIDKPDHPMMKTWQDSYDSAWLKAGVLHPGSSEEGCIHDPIRIKVVSVKKQLCAQLTEGVKPVEHQAYVMYHGTTAQIGQAIWASGFQPSSDGMLGRGVYVTRDIRKAIKYPDDDKIPDSNRVVLKVKVDVGKVKVINRQGHDMQKTWHRYGFDTAWLPPNAPNVGMVRSGQEENCVYDPNRIKRVAILKVPILKKWNPSLK